The following proteins are co-located in the Carassius gibelio isolate Cgi1373 ecotype wild population from Czech Republic chromosome A21, carGib1.2-hapl.c, whole genome shotgun sequence genome:
- the LOC127941288 gene encoding protein transport protein Sec16A isoform X1, translated as MQPPPRTAPPGASGPPPPSGGPNAFRRTRPHKHGAAAAMTPAAPPTHPVTDPFTFGRQSFSPMAVGSQVPTTNSNPLPMQGPPLPMFNPTTPAQGPPPGAAQTASPGPPPRIFTPQPVLPGPAPNFNPPPAEPGYFNSQEPMPYIAQLPNPVSSFSSGSSHPPSTAPTPPVQSQTPFQSQPMPPLPSHWVPDHRSRPPSVQNYFQPTSDLPSQPFQAQALPPVSSSHTAPPLAQSQNQGQSAQPNVTGPAPTEQLNSYFPSQNYFSQSGGPLEPWFNQNPQDPSQRACPVSYSEVPSDSGTLSMFFRGNDVENEETLSGEGRVNGIHHPFHSTTEFSGPYLNDTGNIRAGAGPCDSVENQECVPNQEVLPSEPPPSQAFEGGPNLETPETGPHLARSASVSSSYSNVSHSSGHGPQSGTHIPRRQQGVVGTFIQQESPRPPDHPALPLSTGGYFEQIDSNPAAEASPTFPTPSPPKPVGVFQASANSSFEPVRSHSVGVRPAEVDRARVVMEKGGSDIQSGNLEQPPDNLETIYLPERRPSSRAQGARRPIESPATTLWAQNDTASLGANILLAPAAPSLAATFVPAHPSEVIQPPEDGPLDLHPANPDPQPASENLEIPPDSTSQTSLGYASLLVTSPPVETLNQPVLIAPPSSLVSSQILLQPSNQTSPQETATLVHPHPQSSVANQMPQNSPPTNQPQPLFSQTPINFNTSSTQAKDVQPSVQAPRPVLSRAPSLRSDSQSLLPSVSQALTFAPATSHSEPSNYELLDFSMHQPQSTNQVMVPAVSQSAHPAGLVNNTPGFYLQVTKDAQQGGQSDSETLPLQQISNTPRPSSNQPDKDPAHISHPAHPPPAQHQPPPQAPPTQPGVPPGSALPSSYPPQSGNAAPQPLQEPQRPPSSLSGQSGYGAPPAMPPGPGYAGYYPGPYPEYQNGRLPYPPQYPVDPRSQSYYQDDPYRRGDPRYGWYDSQNPGYREAERQPERPSSRTSQYSDRPNSRQGYQDDVSRTSRSAYDEYYANYYKRQNDAYGDRSRWYDPNAAYDPRYRAYYDQVYGWYYGDAYYNQQYQNRGREGYDDQWRYYPGYDSSFDDDYRRRDPYADDFDRRSVHSEQSAHSVHSSHSQHSGFSSRSQQSQMYRSQPDLVSAVYDTTGTTLPADYTYSQYPNPSDTTDYSQIPYSTDNTWTAPEQPPPRPLTPEKYSVPHRCARFGPAGQLILVQPNLPSAGQPTLVEIHSMEMILQDSPEQSEMRSFPGPLVKEETHKVDVIKFAQNKAQECLRNDDLIDKDSAYLIWEFIVLLCRQNGTVVGTDIADLLLKEHRSVWLPGKSPNEANLIDFNNEAIEHAEEKEAGPISLLSDTFMGVPENVGKETERFRELLLFGRKKDALESAMKKGLWGHALLLASKMDNRTHARVMTRFANSLPINDPLQTVYQLMSGRMPAAATCCGDEKWGDWRPHLAMVLSNLTHTLDLDTRTISTMGDTLASKGLVDAAHFCYLMAQLGFGVYTKKSTKMVLIGSNHSLPFLKFCSSEAIQRTESYEYAQSLSSQPLSLPNFQVFKFIYACRLAETGLCAQALHYCEVISRTLLSLPEYFSPVFVSQLIQMSLRLRFFDPQLKERPEQELFIEPDWLLHLRQLDGQIKDGAITLRADHSTPQLYHCSTPSSEDHCSPPDPSTLNPDPHNPLMTSLMPSAGVQLMPPAPPTILQDGAVPLQQAPPSGESVPFYPVAPGPPQPKFSAPFLPEMHDQYMLMPPQIPTQIPQQMSPQIPTYSPTERPPQMPPGMPPQMPPPMPRSEHGSVPPSPQQFPQSSPSFSAPPPQGKDFYDEMARMGPGRRSRTTSQSSVQMGPRSRTTSESSNHSGRERSSSLANQGSPPPPPIPEAPPQDEPKKTKKDSPQKGASGGWLTWLYPKRKNEAHLPDDKNKSIVWDEKKQKWVNLDEPEEESKPPPPPPTGFPKAPMGGMRPPGAGGPPGGPPVNMFSRRAGTKSRYVDVLNPGRGGSKPAAAVPPPADLFAPLAPMAMPANLFTPAAAPAEQQQQQPMEGSVPEASGENPAQTSATVPQMFNPNALPPGPEGTQSGELSRSSSMSSLSREVSQHLNQVPAEPPAQGAPPAGGVTFYNPSQFAQSVPTSRTRPGRLAQRGYKQ; from the exons ATGCAGCCCCCTCCTCGGACAGCCCCTCCTGGAGCTAGTGGACCACCGCCTCCCTCTGGTGGACCAAATGCCTTCAGAAGAACCAGACCTCACAAGCATGGGGCTGCAGCTGCTATGACACCGGCTGCCCCACCCACACATCCAGTGACTGATCCTTTTACCTTTGGAAGACAAAGTTTTTCACCCATGGCAGTGGGCAGCCAAGTTCCAACAACAAACAGCAACCCACTTCCTATGCAAGGTCCTCCCCTGCCCATGTTTAACCCGACGACTCCGGCACAAGGGCCACCACCAGGAGCAGCGCAGACAGCCTCTCCTGGCCCACCACCAAGAATTTTTACACCTCAACCTGTTCTCCCAGGGCCTGCACCAAACTTCAATCCTCCACCTGCAGAGCCAGGATACTTTAATTCCCAAGAACCTATGCCCTATATAGCACAATTGCCTAACCCTGTTTCTTCCTTCAGTTCTGGTTCATCACATCCACCCTCCACTGCCCCAACACCTCCAGTTCAATCCCAGACTCCATTTCAGTCCCAGCCAATGCCGCCCTTACCTTCTCACTGGGTGCCTGACCACAGAAGCCGCCCACCTTCTGTTCAGAACTACTTTCAGCCAACTAGTGATCTGCCATCTCAGCCTTTTCAAGCTCAAGCCCTTCCCCCTGTGTCCTCTTCCCACACAGCCCCACCATTGGCTCAATCTCAGAATCAAGGTCAGTCAGCTCAACCAAATGTTACTGGTCCTGCTCCGACTGAGCAACTGAACTCCTACTTCCCGTCTCAAAATTACTTCAGTCAGTCAGGTGGACCCTTAGAGCCATGGTTCAATCAAAACCCACAGGATCCGTCTCAGCGTGCCTGCCCTGTCTCCTACTCTGAAGTTCCCAGTGATTCCGGAACTCTTTCAATGTTCTTTCGGGGCAATGATGTTGAAAATGAAGAAACACTGTCAGGGGAGGGACGTGTAAATGGGATTCATCACCCTTTCCATTCGACGACTGAGTTCTCTGGTCCATATCTGAATGACACTGGTAACATTCGAGCCGGGGCAGGGCCATGTGATTCTGTGGAGAATCAGGAATGCGTTCCAAACCAGGAAGTGCTGCCTAGTGAGCCTCCTCCAAGCCAAGCCTTTGAGGGGGGGCCTAATTTGGAGACACCTGAAACTGGACCTCATCTGGCCCGCTCTGCAAGTGTTTCATCCAGCTACAGTAATGTCAGTCACAGCAGTGGGCATGGTCCTCAGAGTGGCACCCACATCCCTCGGCGACAGCAAGGTGTAGTGGGAACATTTATCCAACAGGAAAGTCCCCGCCCACCAGATCACCCTGCTTTGCCTCTCTCCACTGGTGGATACTTTGAACAGATAGACTCCAACCCAGCTGCAGAGGCAAGTCCAACTTTCCCAACTCCTAGCCCACCTAAACCAGTTGGTGTGTTCCAAGCGAGTGCAAATTCTTCCTTTGAGCCTGTCCGCTCACACAGTGTAGGAGTTCGACCTGCTGAGGTTGATCGTGCACGTGTGGTCATGGAAAAGGGTGGAAGTGACATACAGTCTGGCAACCTAGAACAACCCCCAGATAACTTGGAGACCATTTACTTACCGGAACGCCGACCTTCATCTCGAGCTCAGGGAGCACGACGCCCCATTGAGAGTCCCGCTACTACACTCTGGGCTCAAAATGACACTGCCAGTCTTGGTGCTAACATACTGTTAGCCCCTGCAGCACCCTCGCTGGCTGCAACATTTGTTCCAGCACATCCATCCGAAGTCATCCAGCCACCAGAGGATGGCCCTCTTGATTTGCATCCAGCGAACCCAGATCCACAACCAGCCTCTGAAAACCTGGAAATTCCCCCAGATTCCACATCTCAGACAAGTTTGGGGTATGCCTCCTTGCTGGTGACCTCACCTCCAGTAGAGACCCTGAACCAGCCTGTTTTGATTGCGCCACCTTCCAGTTTGGTTTCCTCTCAAATCCTCTTACAACCCTCCAATCAGACAAGTCCTCAAGAGACAGCAACACTTGTGCACCCACACCCTCAGTCTTCTGTGGCCAATCAAATGCCTCAGAATTCTCCTCCAACAAATCAGCCACAGCCTCTTTTCTCTCAAACACCAATAAACTTTAACACTTCTTCCACTCAGGCAAAAGATGTTCAGCCCTCTGTTCAAGCACCCCGACCCGTTCTTTCAAGGGCTCCGTCTCTTAGAAGTGATAGCCAGTCTCTTCTGCCTTCTGTTTCTCAAGCTCTGACTTTTGCCCCTGCCACAAGTCACAGTGAACCTTCAAATTATGAGCTGCTTGATTTTTCCATGCATCAACCACAGTCCACGAATCAGGTGATGGTCCCAGCTGTCTCTCAGTCTGCCCATCCTGCGGGCTTGGTGAATAACACACCTGGCTTTTACCTGCAGGTCACCAAAGATGCACAGCAGGGTGGGCAGTCTGACAGTGAGACTCTGCCCCTTCAGCAGATCTCCAACACCCCACGACCCTCCAGCAACCAACCTGACAAAGATCCAGCTCACATCTCCCACCCTGCCCATCCACCTCCAGCTCAACACCAGCCTCCTCCACAGGCCCCTCCAACACAACCTGGTGTTCCTCCCGGATCTGCCCTACCTTCCTCTTACCCACCCCAGTCTGGGAACGCTGCCCCCCAGCCACTTCAAGAACCCCAAAGACCTCCTTCATCTCTAAGTGGTCAGTCAGGTTATGGTGCTCCTCCTGCAATGCCACCTGGTCCGGGTTACGCAGGGTACTACCCGGGACCCTACCCTGAGTACCAGAATGGAAGACTGCCGTATCCACCCCAGTACCCTGTGGATCCCAGGTCTCAAAGCTACTATCAG GACGATCCCTACCGTAGAGGAGATCCTCGATACGGCTGGTATGATAGTCAAAATCCTGGCTACCGGGAGGCTGAACGTCAACCAGAGAGGCCGAGTTCTAGAACCAGCCAATACTCAGACAGACCCAACTCCAG ACAGGGGTATCAAGACGATGTTTCTAGAACCAGCCGTAGTGCCTATGATGAATACTATGCAAACTACTATAAAAGACAGAATGATGCCTATGGAG atagGAGCAGGTGGTATGATCCAAATGCTGCTTATGATCCACGCTACAGAGCCTACTATGATCAAGTATATGGCTGGTACTATGGAGATGCCTACTACAACCAACAATATCAAAACCG GGGAAGAGAGGGCTATGATGATCAATGGCGATATTACCCTGGTTATGACTCAAGCTTTGATGACGACTACCGACGCCGCGATCCGTACGCTGACGATTTTGACCGCCGTTCGGTTCACAGTGAACAATCAGCACACAGTGTGCATTCATCACACAGTCAACACAGTGGCTTCAGCTCACGATCACAAcag AGTCAAATGTATAGAAGTCAACCAGATTTGGTCAGTGCAGTCTACGATACCACTGGGACAACTCTTCCAGCGGATTACACCTACAGCCAGTATCCTAACCCTTCAGATACTACAGATTACAGTCAGATACCTTACTCTACAGACAACACCTGGACTGCCCCAGAGCAGC CTCCTCCAAGGCCGTTGACCCCGGAGAAGTATTCTGTTCCTCATCGCTGTGCTCGGTTTGGTCCGGCTGGTCAGCTGATCCTCGTCCAACCCAacctgccctctgctggccagccTACACTTGTAGAAATCCACAGTATGGAG ATGATTCTGCAGGATTCTCCAGAGCAGTCAGAAATGCGTTCATTCCCTGGCCCACTCGTCAA AGAGGAGACTCATAAGGTGGATGTCATAAAGTTTGCTCAGAACAAAGCCCAAGAGTGTTTGCGAAACGATGACCTCATCGACAAAGACTCCGCCTACCTCATCTGGGAGTTCATTGTGCTGCTGTGTCGCCAGAATGGG ACGGTAGTGGGCACAGACATCGCTGACCTGTTACTGAAGGAGCATCGCTCTGTCTGGTTGCCGGGAAAATCACCCAATGAGGCTAATCTCATCGACTTCAACAATGAAGCAATAGAGCATGCTGAGGAGAAAGAGGCGGGGCCAATATCCCTTCTGTCAGACACTTTCATGGGCGTGCCAGAGAATGTCGGCAAGGAGACGGAGCGCTTCAGAGAACTACTACTTTTCGGCCGCAAGAAG GATGCTCTGGAGTCTGCTATGAAGAAAGGCCTGTGGGGTCACGCGCTGTTACTGGCCAGTAAGATGGACAACAGAACACACGCTCGTGTCATGACCAG ATTTGCCAACAGCCTGCCTATTAACGACCCTCTTCAGACGGTGTACCAGCTCATGTCAGGACGAATGCCAGCTGCTGCTACT TGTTGCGGAGATGAGAAATGGGGCGATTGGCGCCCTCATCTGGCCATGGTGCTGTCCAACCTCACACACACTCTAGATCTTGACACCCGCACCATTTCCACCATGGGGGACACTTTAG CATCTAAAGGTCTAGTGGATGCAGCCCATTTCTGTTACCTGATGGCTCAGTTGGGTTTTGGCGTTTACACCAAGAAAAGCACCAAGATGGTCCTTATTGGCTCCAATCACAG CTTGCCATTTTTGAAGTTCTGCTCGTCAGAGGCGATTCAGCGTACAGAATCATATGAATACGCTCAGTCTCTTAGCTCACAGCCTCTCTCTCTGCCGAACTTCCAG GTGTTCAAGTTCATCTACGCGTGTCGACTGGCGGAGACGGGACTCTGCGCTCAGGCCTTACATTACTGTGAGGTCATCTCTCGCACCCTGTTGAGCCTACCTGAGTACTTCTCACCTGTGTTCGTCAGTCAGCTCATACAG ATGTCTCTGAGGTTGAGGTTCTTTGACCCTCAGCTGAAGGAGAGACCAGAGCAGGAGTTATTTATAGAGCCTGACTGGTTACTGCATCTTAGACAGCTCGATGGGCAGatcaag GATGGTGCGATCACCTTACGTGCGGATCACAGCACCCCACAGCTTTATCACTGCAGTACACCCAGTTCAGAAGACCACTGCAGCCCACCTGACCCCTCGACTCTGAACCCTGATCCCCACAATCCTCTCATGACCTCCCTTATGCCCTCAGCTGGTGTTCAGCTCATGCCACCAG CTCCTCCCACTATTCTTCAGGATGGGGCGGTCCCTCTGCAGCAGGCTCCGCCTTCTGGTGAAAGTGTTCCGTTCTACCCAGTAGCCCCTGGGCCACCACAGCCAAAATTTTCAGCACCTTTCCTACCTGAAATGCATGACCAATACATGCTCATGCCACCCCAAATACCCACACAAATACCCCAACAAATGTCCCCACAAATTCCAACGTACAGCCCTACAGAAAGGCCTCCACAGATGCCGCCAGGAATGCCTCCTCAGATGCCCCCACCAATGCCTCGGTCCGAACATGGCTCTGTCCCTCCCTCTCCTCAGCAGTTCCCCCAGTCATCTCCCTCGTTCTCTGCCCCCCCTCCACAAGGGAAGGACTTCTATGATGAAATGGCACGCATG GGCCCTGGCAGAAGATCAAGAACCACTTCCCAGTCATCTGTGCAAATG GGTCCTCGGTCTCGCACAACATCAGAATCGTCCAATCATTCTGGACGGGAGCGCAGCAGTTCTCTAGCCAATCAGGGCTCTCCACCTCCCCCTCCTATCCCAGAGGCTCCGCCACAGGACGAACCCAAGAAGACCAAGAAAGACTCTCCCCAAAAA GGAGCGAGTGGTGGCTGGCTGACCTGGCTGTATCCGAAGCGGAAGAACGAAGCTCATCTGCCCGACGACAAGAACAAATCT ATTGTCTGGGATGAAAAGAAGCAGAAATGGGTGAATCTGGATGAACCAGAGGAAGAG AGCAAACCCCCTCCTCCTCCACCCACCGGCTTCCCCAAAGCTCCAATGGGAGGGATGAGGCCTCCAGGAGCGGGTGGTCCTCCAGGGGGGCCACCTGTGAATATGTTCTCCAGGAGAGCGG GTACTAAGAGCCGTTATGTGGACGTGTTGAATCCCGGTCGTGGAGGATCTAAACCGGCAGCTGCAGTACCGCCTCCTGCTGACCTGTTTGCTCCTCTCGCTCCCATGGCTATGCCAGCCAACCTCTTCACACCAGCTGCAG CCCCAgctgagcagcagcagcagcagccgatGGAGGGAAGCGTTCCAGAAGCCAGTGGAGAAAACCCAGCGCAGACTAGTGCCACGGTGCCACAG ATGTTTAATCCGAATGCTTTGCCTCCTGGCCCGGAGGGAACCCAGTCTGGAGAG CTGTCACGTTCTAGCTCAATGAGTTCTCTATCTCGAGAAGTGAGTCAGCATTTAAATCAG GTTCCCGCGGAGCCGCCAGCACAAGGAGCTCCACCTGCAGGAGGCGTGACGTTTTATAACCCCTCCCAGTTTGCACAG TCTGTTCCCACAAGCCGCACTCGACCTGGTCGTCTGGCACAGAGAGGATATAAACAGTGA